The nucleotide sequence AGCGTAAGCTTGCTGGCGCCCAGGTTCACCAGGTTTTTGCAGGTCACCTTTCCGATTTTGCCGGTTCCGACAAGCAGAATATTCTTACTGGTGAGGTTATCGAATGTACGCATGGCAAACTGTATCGCCGCATACGCCACCGTGGCCGCCCCCCTGCCGAGCGAGGTCTCGTTCCTGGAGCGCTTGTGTGCACGAAAAACGTGCTGCATCAGCCTGTGAAACTCTCCTGAGACCATGTCGCGTGATGCGGAATAGTCGTATCCTTCCTTCACCTGTTTTACAATCTGCAGGTCGCCCAGAATCTGGGAATCGAGGCCGGTTGCAACACGGAACAGGTGTTCTACCGCACGTTCGCCCTCCATTTCAAAACCGTAGCGGTGAAATTCGTCGAGGGTCCCCTTGGAGTAGGTAGTAAGAAGGCGGATGAGCTCGCGTGTGGTGGCGCCTTCTGCAAAAATCTCGGTGCGGTTGCAGGTTGAAATCACAAAGAGGCTGTTGATGCCCTCCCTGCAGGCGCCGTCAAGAAGCATGGTGCGCCCGTGCCGTCCAAGGCTGAATTTTTCACGCACCTCCACCGGAGCATCCCAGTGATTGATGCCAATAACCGTAAAATCCTTAATTGTCGGATGAACCATCCCTTACGTTTTAACTGCTGACTTTTCGCGACGTGCACTGCCATTTTCGGGCACGGCGTCTGATTGCTGATCCCATTGAACGGCCCCTTCGGAAATTTCATGCTTCAGGACATTGACGGTCTCTTCGGCCAGCGCCCTGATATATCCCGGATGGTCGTTCAATCCATTCATCACCTTGTAGTTCTCAAACTCAAAACCTTCCTCTTCCATATCCTCAACGAGCTCCACCCCGAGCTCGTATAGCGTCTCGATATGATCGGTCACGAACGCGATCGGAATCATAAGAAAATTTTTGATTCCATACTCGAGATGCCTCTCCACCAGATCCTCAGTATTGGGTTGCGTCCATTTCTGGGGACCCACTCTTGACTGAAAACTGAGCCAATAGGAATTTTTCTCCTCTCTGCGGGCCATCACGGCTTCCATGGTCTCTTTAATTTCGACCGTGTAGGGATCACCGCTTCGTACTTCCAGCAGGGGTGTTCCGTGAGCACTGAAAATGAAATGCGTTTTTTTGCGGGTTTCCTCATCCATCTCAGCAAGCGCTTCATCGATCCGCGCGTTAATCGCTCCCAGGTAGCTTTCATTATGGTAGTAGTTCTTCACATGAAACTCCTTCCAGGGCTTGTTGCCGTCGGGAAACTTCTCCTTCACCACATTTTCCCAGTCGCGGAAGCTGCTTCCGGTGGTGGTCCATGAAAACTGTGGATAGAGCGGCATCAAAACTGTATGAGTAATACCGTCTTCCACCATGTCGTCCATCACTTGGTCTGCAAATGGAAGCCAGTAGCGCATACAGGTGTAGACTTTAACCTCATGCCCGGGCATAATTTTTTTGAAATATTTTTCAAGGCCTCTTCTCTGCGCTTCTGTCAATCCGTTAATCGGTGAGCAGCAGTCAGAAACAACTTTATTCTTTCGGTTAAAGCAGTGCTTGTTCCCTGTACAGCCGTTCGGACATCCGTTAATTTCCTTGTAATCTTCAGCCACGCTTGGCGCACGGAATTTGGAGATCACATTCGAAAAAGCTTTTTGAGTGACCCCGCCTCCGAGCTTGATGATATCCTCGTCCCGAAAGAGGTTTTTGAGGAAAATTCTCACATTGTCCTCATGGGTGGGACCGCCGAGGTTCATCAGTACTACTCCAATACGCATAGACATTTATCAGAAATGGCTGTTTTAGTCTTATAAGGCTTCAATTGTCAAAGAAACCGTTTTTTTGTGAAGCAATCGTGAAGAGCAAATTCATGATCCCGCCCTGCCGAAACCGCTTCACGCCTGATGAGATGAGCTGTTAACAAAGTTAAACAAACGATTAATATAAATATTTGCATTATAGGTGCAGCTCAAAGTAGATTCGGGTCGCTACCTGCTCATTGAACTGTTCTTCATGCAAAAATATCAGGCCGAGCTAATCGGGGTACTTTTTTTAACGCTTGCAATCGGACTCACATCCAGTCCTCTTGCCATCGGTTTGATTCTCGGCACCTTGGTCTATCTTTTTTCGGATGCTTCAGGTGCGCACCTGAATCCGGCCGTTTCTGTTGCCTGCTGGGCGAGGGATGAAATCAGCACGAGGCAGCTCTGGAGCTACCTGATGGCGCAGTTAAGCGGTGCAGTACCCGCTGTGGTCTTTTTATGGTGGTTTACAGGCGGTACCTATGCGCCGATGCCTGAAAGTTCTGTGGGTACACTTCGATTTATCGCGCTTGAGCTGATCCTCTCACTGTTATTTGTGCTGACGTACCTGGGCATGATGTATCCTCCGCGAAGGAGGAAAAATCCCGCATTCGGATTTGTCATCGGCCTTGTGTTTGGGGCCTGCTACATGATTACGATACCGATTACCGGCATGGGGCTGAATCCCGTTACCACCACCATGTTTATTGTTGCCGACACGCTGAACAACGGCTACTCCTACTACTATCTCCCCGTCTATCTGATTGCTCCTTTGCTGGGAGGGCTCGCAGCCGTTTTCATTTATGGACGTGTTATCAGCCCCGGGAAAGATCGAAGCTGAATTCGCTGCCCTCGCCCGGTTTGCTTTTTACTCTGATATCCGTGCCATGAGCATTCAGGATGCTCTTCACGACAGCCAGACCAAGTCCCGTGCCGCCCTTATCCCTTGACCGTGCCTTGTCCGTACGATAAAAACGGTCGAACAGCCGTTCGAGGTGTTCAGGTGATATTCCGATCCCGGTATCGCGTATCGCAACGCTCACGCTGTCTTCATATTCATCGACCACAATGCCGATCTCTCCTTCAGCGGTATATTTCACGGCGTTTGAAACCAGGTTTTCGATCACCTGCTCAATTTTGTCCGGGTCGGCATGCACGGTATGCGGAGCTTCGTCGTATCGTAGTGAGAGGCCCTTCAGCCGCGCCTCGTCGCGATAGAGTTCAACGACATGCCTTATTATCTCACTTAGGTCGAATGTTTTCTTTTCAATAAAATAGCTGTCGGAATCGTACCGCTGAAGTGTGAGCAGATCCTTGAACAGCCGATTAATTCGTTCGGTTTGGCGCATCGCCGTTTGCAGGTAGTGATCACGCTTGCCCGGATCCAGGCTCTGCATCTGAAGCATTTCAAGCGAGCCGGCAATGGTGTGCAGCGGGTTACGTATTTCGTGCGTAATGTCCGCAAAAAACTGCCTCTGCTTTTCGTACAGTTTTTTAATCTCTTCATTGTCGGAGCGAAAACGTTCAGCCATCCTGTTCAGGGAAGCGGCAAGATCACCGAATTCGTCCTTGCGGTCGAGATTGAGCGTACGGTTCACGTTTCCCCCCGCAATATCCCTGGCGGCCGACTCGAGCTGCAGTATGGGACGTGAGATGTATCTGGAAAAAAGAATGCTTACCAGGATTACAAGCCCCATCGAGATAAACATCCCGCTGTATATAATCCACCGGATCGTTTTAATCGGCTCGTAAAGGCGGTCTTTCAGGATGCTCACTTTCAGGTAGGCGGCCGGATTCTGATCCGCATCCAGGCTTCGGTACGTTTCGAGCCGCTCACTGCCCTCTGAGTCCGGCAGATAGGTGCTTTCCCGGTCGGCGATCATCTGAAGGATGTTTTCGCTCAGAACTTCTGCCGCCTGGAGCTCTGCGCTGTAGGGAACCTCGGCAAAGAGTACGCCCTCTTCATCGTACACAGCGATGCGATAGCCGGAGGTTCGTGCGGCTTCATTCAGGTTGGTGTCGAAGCCAGGGCCGGGCTGCAGGTTCTGGATGGTAATGGCAAGCCACTCGGAATCGTTGATAATCTGCTCTCTTCCCGCTTCCAGCAGATAATTTCTGATAAAGAGAATAGAGTAGCTGCTAATGGCCGTGATACCGAAAATCAGCAAGAGAATGAAGGTCCATGCCAGTTTTGCGCGGATGCTCATGGGCGGGTTCGGTTCAGTTAATTGATCAGGTCCCGGTTCATTCCGTACCCCATTCCCCGGTACGTTTTAATCATATCGGCATCTTCCCCCAGTTTCAGCCTCAGATTCTTAATGTGCACATCCACCGTGCGGTCAAATACAAAGCGATCGTCCCCGCTGATATGCTCCAGGATTTCCTGACGGGTGTACACTCTTTTCGGGTTCTGGAAAAACAGCTCCGTCAACGCATACTCCGTGGAGGTGAGGTCGATGCGCTGATTGCCTGAATAGAGATCTTTGCCCGCCGTATCCAGGTAGAGAGATCCGTGCTGGATCCATTTGCTGTTTTTGGGATGCTGCCTCCGCAACAGGGATTCGATATGCGCTTTCACCAGTTTCAGGCTGGCAGGTTTGGATATGTAATCATCGGCTCCAAGTTCCAGCCCCTCTATTTCATCCTTCTCCTTGTCTTTGGCCGTAAGAAAAATGACAGGAATATCGCTGAGTACGGGGTGTTTGCGAATCACTCTGCAGATCTCCTTACCGTTTACGTGCGGAACCATGATATCGAGCACCGCAACCTGGATGTCGCCGGCCTCTTTATCGATGATATCCAGCGCCTCGCGGCCGTCGCGCGCAAGTAACACGCGGTAGTCGCTCATTTCCAGAAAATTGGCCAGCATTTCGGCCGGCTCCTGCTCATCTTCAACTAATAGAATGGTTTGTTTCGGCTGCATGCAGATGATAGCTTTTAAAGGGTACGGTTTTTACCTTGGATTATCGGCCGACGGG is from Rhodohalobacter mucosus and encodes:
- the hemA gene encoding glutamyl-tRNA reductase, with protein sequence MVHPTIKDFTVIGINHWDAPVEVREKFSLGRHGRTMLLDGACREGINSLFVISTCNRTEIFAEGATTRELIRLLTTYSKGTLDEFHRYGFEMEGERAVEHLFRVATGLDSQILGDLQIVKQVKEGYDYSASRDMVSGEFHRLMQHVFRAHKRSRNETSLGRGAATVAYAAIQFAMRTFDNLTSKNILLVGTGKIGKVTCKNLVNLGASKLTLVNRTRDRAEFVADKFNLEVADMDHLPEQIAEADLVIVATGASEPVICMEHMEPSLKDPKFRVMLDLSVPRNIDPEVASLHFIDVANMDMLSDVTDEAYRQREQEVPAVKNILAEEFSDYKLWLNEQRVVPTIKALTRKFETIREDELNFFRNKIETDDYDKIENLTRRIVNKIAAYSIEHLRDHHNSDEVAEMVARMFKLESENRHE
- the hemH gene encoding ferrochelatase; protein product: MSMRIGVVLMNLGGPTHEDNVRIFLKNLFRDEDIIKLGGGVTQKAFSNVISKFRAPSVAEDYKEINGCPNGCTGNKHCFNRKNKVVSDCCSPINGLTEAQRRGLEKYFKKIMPGHEVKVYTCMRYWLPFADQVMDDMVEDGITHTVLMPLYPQFSWTTTGSSFRDWENVVKEKFPDGNKPWKEFHVKNYYHNESYLGAINARIDEALAEMDEETRKKTHFIFSAHGTPLLEVRSGDPYTVEIKETMEAVMARREEKNSYWLSFQSRVGPQKWTQPNTEDLVERHLEYGIKNFLMIPIAFVTDHIETLYELGVELVEDMEEEGFEFENYKVMNGLNDHPGYIRALAEETVNVLKHEISEGAVQWDQQSDAVPENGSARREKSAVKT
- a CDS encoding MIP/aquaporin family protein; translated protein: MQLKVDSGRYLLIELFFMQKYQAELIGVLFLTLAIGLTSSPLAIGLILGTLVYLFSDASGAHLNPAVSVACWARDEISTRQLWSYLMAQLSGAVPAVVFLWWFTGGTYAPMPESSVGTLRFIALELILSLLFVLTYLGMMYPPRRRKNPAFGFVIGLVFGACYMITIPITGMGLNPVTTTMFIVADTLNNGYSYYYLPVYLIAPLLGGLAAVFIYGRVISPGKDRS
- a CDS encoding sensor histidine kinase, with protein sequence MSIRAKLAWTFILLLIFGITAISSYSILFIRNYLLEAGREQIINDSEWLAITIQNLQPGPGFDTNLNEAARTSGYRIAVYDEEGVLFAEVPYSAELQAAEVLSENILQMIADRESTYLPDSEGSERLETYRSLDADQNPAAYLKVSILKDRLYEPIKTIRWIIYSGMFISMGLVILVSILFSRYISRPILQLESAARDIAGGNVNRTLNLDRKDEFGDLAASLNRMAERFRSDNEEIKKLYEKQRQFFADITHEIRNPLHTIAGSLEMLQMQSLDPGKRDHYLQTAMRQTERINRLFKDLLTLQRYDSDSYFIEKKTFDLSEIIRHVVELYRDEARLKGLSLRYDEAPHTVHADPDKIEQVIENLVSNAVKYTAEGEIGIVVDEYEDSVSVAIRDTGIGISPEHLERLFDRFYRTDKARSRDKGGTGLGLAVVKSILNAHGTDIRVKSKPGEGSEFSFDLSRG
- a CDS encoding response regulator transcription factor; translated protein: MQPKQTILLVEDEQEPAEMLANFLEMSDYRVLLARDGREALDIIDKEAGDIQVAVLDIMVPHVNGKEICRVIRKHPVLSDIPVIFLTAKDKEKDEIEGLELGADDYISKPASLKLVKAHIESLLRRQHPKNSKWIQHGSLYLDTAGKDLYSGNQRIDLTSTEYALTELFFQNPKRVYTRQEILEHISGDDRFVFDRTVDVHIKNLRLKLGEDADMIKTYRGMGYGMNRDLIN